The proteins below come from a single Hydrogenispora ethanolica genomic window:
- a CDS encoding helix-turn-helix domain-containing protein, with protein MISPALPKRHSVMFTWLLYYILLLLVPVSISGFVYLMTTNVLEKEITNSNSFLLKKVQQQMDSLLEQAARLSNEIAVNPRVNELLKMERPAQLNPYNLYQLVRNLQTYKMLNNSIDDFYIYLKNIDRIISAEGSFDSQSYYTMYFAGTGMTYSQWLRLVSARYRDAALPIRYENSLGEVAHTIAFFRTIPLFSRGPASANIVITLDESRLINDVTDIGLLNQGSVLILDRNNRVLASSNHLQDYSELPYSKLGDGNGFIHQRFGGKDSVVSYITSQKSEWRYLVITPISVFWQKADYVRNLTLFSLALCLVAGGIITYFALRKNYNPLEKLIRLLEQYQGSSFDADNNEYSFIQQAIARAYAKLEKVNLNLKQQNKLLRSHFLSRLLQGKETDPLHIQERLTFHDIQFKSDRFAVMAFDIADFCGAAGGSGLSGATVDAAIVENFKKLQTLVTSSVTGLVGETNQAFFTDIDDFLVCLVNFAEGQNERAELVRVARAAQTMLKEKLKVRMLVAASNIHPTLAGIPEAFHEALQAMEYQKLLEIGEIILYEDLNGLPKGEYYYPLDKEQQLINCIKTGDLERSELILNEIFHNNFEKSILPVKIARCLMFNLVSTMIKTVDSINDAGRQSFLEELNPIERLLACESINDMKTELRSILKNFCAYIQRQTKERNKNRVKESDMILKDRVVEYVVKRYADPNLGITTIAQEFGVHPVHLSRTFLEEAGEGLLDFINGVRLRKSKELFTQMNNLDEVAKAVGYSNTRTFTRAFKKYEGTTPGKYKESEYIARGVG; from the coding sequence ATGATTTCACCTGCTTTGCCCAAACGGCATAGTGTCATGTTTACCTGGCTGTTATATTACATCCTTTTATTGCTGGTGCCGGTTTCGATCTCCGGATTCGTCTACCTGATGACCACCAATGTTTTGGAGAAAGAGATCACCAACTCCAACTCCTTTCTTTTAAAAAAAGTCCAACAACAGATGGACAGCCTGCTTGAGCAAGCGGCGCGGTTGAGCAATGAGATCGCGGTCAATCCGCGGGTGAACGAGCTGCTGAAAATGGAGCGGCCCGCCCAGCTAAATCCGTATAACCTTTACCAACTGGTCCGCAATCTCCAAACCTATAAGATGCTCAACAATTCCATCGATGATTTCTATATTTACCTCAAAAACATCGACCGGATCATCTCGGCCGAAGGAAGCTTTGACAGCCAATCCTATTACACCATGTATTTCGCGGGTACCGGAATGACCTATTCCCAGTGGCTGCGGCTCGTCAGCGCCCGTTACCGCGATGCCGCGCTGCCTATCCGGTATGAAAACAGTCTCGGCGAGGTGGCCCATACCATCGCCTTTTTCCGGACGATCCCCCTCTTTTCCCGGGGACCGGCTTCGGCCAACATCGTGATTACGCTGGATGAGTCCAGGCTAATCAACGACGTGACCGATATCGGCCTGCTTAACCAGGGGAGCGTGTTGATCCTGGACCGGAATAACCGGGTGTTGGCTTCTTCCAATCATTTGCAGGATTATTCGGAGCTTCCCTACAGCAAATTGGGGGATGGGAACGGCTTTATTCACCAGCGCTTTGGCGGCAAGGATTCGGTGGTCTCCTATATTACCTCCCAGAAATCGGAATGGCGTTATCTGGTGATCACGCCCATCAGCGTGTTTTGGCAGAAGGCCGATTACGTGCGGAATCTGACCCTTTTCAGTCTGGCCCTCTGTTTGGTGGCCGGCGGAATCATTACCTATTTCGCTTTGCGCAAGAATTACAATCCGCTCGAGAAACTGATCCGCCTGCTGGAACAGTATCAAGGTTCCAGTTTCGACGCTGACAACAATGAATACTCCTTTATTCAGCAGGCCATCGCCCGGGCCTACGCCAAGCTGGAAAAGGTGAACCTGAATCTTAAGCAACAGAATAAGCTGCTGCGTTCGCATTTCTTGAGCCGGCTGTTGCAGGGCAAAGAGACGGATCCGCTGCATATTCAGGAGCGCTTGACGTTTCACGACATTCAATTCAAATCCGACCGTTTTGCGGTGATGGCTTTCGATATCGCCGATTTCTGCGGCGCGGCGGGCGGAAGCGGTCTGTCCGGCGCCACCGTCGACGCCGCGATCGTGGAGAACTTCAAGAAACTCCAAACGCTCGTGACGAGTTCGGTGACGGGTCTGGTGGGCGAGACGAATCAGGCTTTTTTCACCGATATCGACGACTTCCTGGTCTGCTTGGTCAATTTTGCCGAAGGCCAAAATGAACGGGCGGAATTGGTCCGGGTGGCCCGCGCCGCCCAAACCATGTTGAAAGAGAAATTGAAAGTCCGGATGCTGGTGGCGGCGAGCAATATCCATCCGACCCTCGCCGGCATCCCGGAGGCGTTTCATGAGGCGCTGCAGGCCATGGAGTATCAAAAACTGCTGGAGATCGGGGAGATCATTCTGTACGAGGATCTCAACGGCCTGCCCAAAGGGGAGTATTATTACCCCCTGGACAAGGAGCAGCAACTGATCAATTGCATCAAGACCGGGGATCTGGAACGCTCGGAGCTTATTTTGAACGAGATCTTCCACAATAACTTCGAAAAATCGATCTTGCCGGTCAAGATCGCCCGCTGCCTGATGTTCAACTTGGTCAGCACGATGATCAAGACCGTCGATTCCATCAATGACGCCGGGCGCCAGAGCTTTTTGGAGGAACTCAACCCCATCGAACGGCTATTGGCCTGCGAATCGATTAACGACATGAAAACCGAGTTGCGCTCGATTTTGAAGAACTTCTGCGCTTATATCCAGCGCCAGACCAAGGAGCGCAATAAAAACCGGGTGAAAGAGTCGGATATGATTTTGAAAGACCGGGTCGTGGAGTATGTGGTGAAACGGTATGCCGATCCCAATCTGGGGATCACCACCATCGCCCAGGAGTTCGGCGTCCATCCGGTCCATCTGTCGCGCACCTTTTTGGAAGAAGCGGGCGAAGGGCTGCTGGATTTCATCAACGGAGTGCGCCTGAGAAAATCGAAGGAGCTCTTCACCCAGATGAATAACCTCGACGAAGTGGCCAAGGCCGTCGGCTATTCCAATACCCGCACTTTCACCCGGGCCTTCAAGAAATACGAAGGAACCACGCCGGGCAAATACAAAGAGTCGGAGTACATCGCCCGCGGGGTGGGCTGA
- a CDS encoding AraC family transcriptional regulator — protein MTQLHCEFKNAVNTFKVSNKKVSGHYNMAGNHFHNYYEIYYLLSGERYYFIKDRTFYVTKGDLIFIDQYELHKTTDTGVPDHERVLIYFTEDFIMTRGGMLPEILTLLFKNGNPLVRLSLSGRNFVEDLFRKMLQEAQVKGTGYEMAFQALLMQFLVYMARYLEQNQTNIFDHPSPMHQKVSEVAQYINGHYSETLTLTFLSKRFFISPYYLSRIFKEVTGFSFIEYLNNIRIKEAQKLLRESRTKVITIAEKVGFGNVAHFGRVFKGITGQTPLQYRKQNG, from the coding sequence ATGACGCAGTTACATTGCGAGTTTAAAAATGCTGTCAACACGTTCAAGGTCTCCAATAAAAAAGTATCCGGTCATTACAATATGGCCGGAAATCATTTTCATAACTATTACGAAATCTACTACCTGCTTTCCGGAGAGCGCTACTACTTCATCAAGGATCGCACCTTTTACGTGACCAAAGGGGACCTCATCTTCATCGATCAGTATGAACTGCATAAAACCACTGATACCGGAGTGCCCGACCATGAACGGGTGCTGATCTATTTCACCGAGGATTTCATCATGACCCGCGGCGGCATGTTACCGGAAATCCTGACGCTGCTTTTTAAGAACGGTAATCCTTTGGTCCGGCTCTCGTTGTCGGGGCGCAATTTCGTCGAGGATCTGTTCCGCAAGATGCTCCAAGAGGCCCAGGTGAAAGGAACCGGTTATGAAATGGCGTTTCAAGCGCTGCTGATGCAGTTTCTGGTCTACATGGCCCGTTATTTGGAGCAAAATCAGACGAATATTTTTGATCATCCCAGCCCGATGCATCAGAAAGTGTCGGAAGTCGCGCAATATATTAACGGACATTATTCGGAGACCCTCACGCTCACGTTTCTCTCCAAGCGCTTTTTTATCAGTCCGTATTATCTGAGCCGAATCTTCAAGGAGGTGACCGGTTTTTCCTTTATCGAGTACCTGAATAACATCCGGATCAAAGAGGCGCAAAAACTGTTGCGGGAGAGTCGCACCAAAGTGATTACTATCGCTGAAAAAGTGGGCTTTGGCAATGTGGCCCATTTTGGCAGGGTCTTTAAAGGCATCACCGGACAGACACCCCTTCAATATCGCAAACAAAACGGTTAA
- a CDS encoding B3/B4 domain-containing protein has product MAQPFNATVAPEIDALGIPVVFFVMRNLSNRLADPEFDRLKRAATSALLARLSPEELAADPVLAGYHRLHERIACPRNRTTIPAPENLLKFLAKKGELPRVNLLVDIYNLISAETRLAMGAHDLERIAGNVRFRLTDGSELFHPLGDGPRAARAGEYAYIDEADEVLCRLEVRQVEKTKVTEETRHCFFIIQGNETTGSAMLQAATGRLIRRIQEFCGGGIEMLHCPWPDPQHPAELAISR; this is encoded by the coding sequence ATGGCACAACCTTTCAACGCCACGGTCGCGCCGGAGATCGACGCTTTGGGAATCCCGGTGGTCTTCTTCGTCATGCGCAACCTTTCCAATCGGCTCGCGGACCCGGAATTTGACCGGTTGAAACGGGCCGCCACCTCCGCCCTGCTGGCGCGGCTGAGTCCGGAGGAGCTTGCCGCCGATCCGGTGCTGGCCGGTTATCATCGCTTGCACGAACGGATCGCTTGCCCCCGGAACCGGACCACCATCCCGGCGCCGGAGAACCTGCTGAAATTTCTCGCCAAAAAGGGCGAATTGCCCCGGGTGAACCTGCTGGTGGACATCTATAATTTAATCTCAGCCGAGACCCGCCTGGCCATGGGCGCTCATGATCTGGAGCGGATCGCCGGCAACGTCCGCTTCCGGCTCACCGACGGCAGCGAGCTCTTCCATCCGCTGGGTGATGGGCCGCGAGCGGCCCGGGCCGGGGAATATGCCTATATCGACGAGGCCGATGAAGTGCTCTGCCGGCTGGAAGTGCGGCAGGTGGAGAAGACCAAAGTCACGGAAGAGACACGGCACTGTTTCTTCATTATCCAAGGAAACGAAACGACCGGCTCCGCCATGCTTCAGGCGGCAACCGGCCGTTTAATCCGCCGGATCCAGGAGTTCTGCGGCGGGGGAATTGAGATGCTGCACTGTCCGTGGCCGGATCCGCAGCACCCGGCGGAATTGGCTATTTCAAGATAA
- a CDS encoding glycosyl hydrolase family 18 protein: MKGRHRNVIYYQDQTHPLAGTLAKPFTHVIVAAFHFQADGAIRFHNDSPDAPRFAGLWRDVAAVRESGRKILMMLGGAGNGTWRYIHQNACTAVETLLHVIDAYQLDGIDLDWEEWWEVPYDPEQLFSQLISDLSERAGRKLIITMAPVARQIWGKGPGPPGLYQKILENTRGRVNWFNVQFYSGFGSLQTPADYRRAIRAGFEPHRLVAGSLTGPQAGEGYIDPGSLALTVRELAEEYPDFGGVDGWEYVYTVGTPWANCLQRAMNVTGR; this comes from the coding sequence ATGAAAGGCAGACACCGGAATGTCATTTACTATCAGGACCAGACCCATCCATTGGCGGGAACGCTCGCCAAACCGTTTACCCATGTGATCGTCGCTGCTTTTCATTTCCAAGCGGACGGAGCGATCCGATTCCATAATGACTCGCCGGACGCGCCCCGTTTCGCCGGGCTCTGGCGGGATGTCGCCGCGGTGCGGGAGAGTGGCCGGAAAATATTGATGATGCTTGGCGGAGCCGGTAACGGCACCTGGCGCTACATTCACCAAAACGCCTGCACGGCGGTAGAGACGCTGCTTCATGTAATCGACGCCTATCAGCTGGATGGCATCGATCTGGACTGGGAGGAATGGTGGGAAGTCCCCTATGATCCGGAGCAGCTTTTTTCGCAATTAATCAGCGATCTGTCGGAACGCGCCGGTCGTAAGCTGATCATCACCATGGCGCCGGTCGCTCGGCAAATTTGGGGAAAAGGGCCGGGGCCCCCGGGTCTGTACCAGAAGATCCTGGAGAATACCCGGGGACGCGTCAATTGGTTCAATGTCCAGTTTTACAGCGGATTTGGCAGCCTGCAGACTCCGGCGGATTACCGGAGAGCGATCCGGGCCGGTTTCGAGCCGCACCGTCTGGTGGCGGGGAGTCTTACCGGGCCCCAGGCCGGTGAAGGTTATATCGATCCCGGCTCGTTAGCCCTGACCGTCCGGGAATTGGCCGAGGAGTACCCCGATTTCGGCGGGGTGGACGGCTGGGAGTATGTTTATACTGTGGGAACGCCGTGGGCCAATTGTTTACAACGGGCCATGAATGTAACCGGCCGCTGA
- a CDS encoding glycoside hydrolase family 28 protein, protein MTAESVSITEFGALPDGETLCTEAFHAAVQACSAAGGGVIHVPAGTFRTGPIRLASNITLHIAAGARVVFSADPADFPVVFSRWEGVEREVFSPLIYGKDLQNVTLTGHGVLDGQGEPWWVSFRQKNLPYPRPCFIGFDDCTNVLIEGVTLVNSPAWTIHPVACENVTVHHISIRNPALSPNTDGINPDSCQNVRITNCQIDVGDDCITLKSGTEECGRRIPCENITITNCTMIHGHGGVVIGSEMSGGVRNVAISNCVFEGTDRGIRLKSRRGRGGVVEDVRVDNIIMKDVLCPIVMHLYYHCGPGGKEPQVADQNSHPVTERTPAFRRIHLSNITAREVRTAAAFLFGLPELPISEITLDNVVIQMAEAAAPEYPDMMTHLEPMAKKGLLCANLQGLALHHVFVSNQDGPAFRITRSADVELARCMTANSDPEQPVVQLEDVNRALLHGNWLADDSGIFLELKGSANQRIELFGNSRTIGSEQIRFSDGASESALL, encoded by the coding sequence ATGACAGCTGAGTCTGTAAGCATTACTGAGTTCGGGGCTTTGCCCGACGGAGAAACCTTATGCACCGAGGCCTTTCATGCCGCGGTGCAGGCTTGTTCCGCGGCAGGCGGCGGGGTGATTCATGTTCCGGCGGGAACCTTTCGTACCGGCCCGATCCGTCTGGCCAGCAATATTACCCTCCATATTGCGGCCGGAGCCAGAGTGGTCTTCAGCGCGGATCCCGCCGACTTTCCAGTGGTCTTTTCACGCTGGGAAGGGGTGGAGCGGGAAGTCTTCTCGCCGCTGATCTACGGCAAAGATCTTCAAAATGTCACGCTCACCGGCCATGGAGTGCTGGACGGCCAAGGCGAGCCTTGGTGGGTGAGCTTTCGGCAAAAGAACCTGCCATACCCCAGGCCCTGCTTCATCGGATTTGACGATTGTACGAACGTATTAATTGAGGGGGTAACGCTCGTCAATTCACCGGCCTGGACCATCCATCCGGTCGCTTGTGAAAATGTGACAGTCCATCACATCTCCATTCGAAACCCGGCGCTCTCTCCGAATACCGACGGGATCAACCCCGACTCCTGCCAGAATGTACGCATCACCAATTGCCAGATCGATGTGGGAGACGACTGCATTACGCTAAAATCCGGCACCGAGGAGTGCGGTCGCCGGATTCCCTGCGAAAACATCACCATCACCAATTGCACCATGATTCATGGCCACGGCGGCGTGGTGATCGGCAGCGAAATGAGCGGCGGCGTCCGGAATGTCGCCATTTCCAATTGCGTCTTTGAAGGGACCGATCGCGGCATCCGCCTCAAATCAAGGCGCGGCCGCGGCGGCGTGGTCGAGGATGTGCGGGTCGACAACATCATTATGAAAGACGTGCTCTGCCCCATCGTCATGCACCTGTATTATCACTGCGGTCCGGGCGGGAAAGAGCCCCAGGTAGCGGATCAGAATTCTCATCCGGTCACCGAGCGGACGCCGGCTTTCCGCCGGATTCACCTCAGCAATATTACGGCCCGGGAGGTCCGAACCGCCGCCGCCTTTCTATTCGGCCTGCCCGAACTGCCGATTTCCGAGATAACCCTCGATAACGTCGTGATCCAAATGGCGGAGGCGGCCGCTCCCGAGTACCCGGACATGATGACCCATCTTGAGCCCATGGCCAAAAAAGGACTGCTCTGCGCCAATCTGCAGGGGCTCGCCTTGCATCACGTCTTCGTCTCCAACCAGGACGGCCCGGCTTTCCGGATCACCCGCTCCGCCGATGTGGAGTTGGCGCGGTGCATGACCGCGAACTCCGATCCGGAGCAACCCGTCGTCCAGCTGGAGGATGTTAACCGCGCCTTGCTCCACGGCAACTGGCTGGCGGACGACAGCGGGATTTTTCTGGAGTTGAAGGGCTCCGCCAATCAGCGGATCGAGCTCTTCGGCAACAGCCGGACCATTGGATCCGAACAGATCCGGTTCAGCGACGGCGCCTCCGAATCCGCCTTGCTCTGA
- the nagA gene encoding N-acetylglucosamine-6-phosphate deacetylase — MQAFKNIRLVTESGVLEDRAVVFDDRIVEIGAGADLAPGIERLDGDGMYLAPGLIDLHIHGCAGYDTMDEDPRALGEIAKALVRTGVTAFLATTMTMEFQRIMGALERIRNYRPEPGGARILGCHLEGPFISRAYKGAQDETYILNPDFSLIEPYSDIIRMIAVAPEQQGSIDFIGSCCRKGIRVAIGHSDATLAEAAAAIVAGAAQITHTFNAMSPLHHREPGVVGAALLYDVTCELIADNIHVHPEMQRLLLKNKGLDRVVLITDAMRACLLQDGQYDLGGQAVQVHDGQARLGDGTLAGSVLTLDRAVRNFAQNTGLPPEKALRLATVNPANCLGFGQKGRIAVGKDADFVLLDEELNVIRTYVAGQLVYQAM, encoded by the coding sequence ATGCAAGCCTTCAAAAACATTCGTTTGGTTACCGAGTCGGGAGTCCTCGAAGACCGCGCGGTGGTCTTTGACGACCGGATTGTTGAGATTGGAGCCGGGGCGGACTTGGCTCCGGGAATTGAGCGGCTGGACGGAGACGGGATGTATTTGGCGCCCGGCCTGATCGATCTTCATATTCACGGCTGCGCCGGGTATGATACCATGGACGAAGACCCGCGCGCGCTGGGGGAAATCGCCAAAGCCCTGGTGCGGACGGGAGTGACGGCTTTTCTGGCCACCACCATGACCATGGAGTTCCAGCGGATCATGGGCGCGCTGGAACGGATCCGCAACTACCGCCCGGAGCCCGGCGGGGCCCGGATCCTCGGTTGCCATCTGGAAGGACCCTTTATCAGCCGGGCCTATAAAGGCGCCCAGGATGAAACCTATATTTTGAATCCCGATTTCAGCCTCATTGAGCCCTATTCCGACATCATCCGGATGATTGCCGTGGCCCCGGAGCAGCAGGGGAGCATCGATTTTATCGGCAGCTGTTGCCGGAAGGGGATCCGGGTGGCCATCGGCCACAGTGATGCGACGCTGGCGGAAGCGGCGGCGGCCATCGTCGCCGGGGCGGCGCAGATCACCCATACGTTTAACGCCATGTCGCCGCTGCACCACCGGGAGCCGGGAGTCGTCGGCGCGGCATTACTGTACGACGTGACCTGCGAGTTGATCGCCGATAATATCCATGTCCATCCCGAGATGCAACGGCTGTTGCTGAAGAACAAGGGGCTGGACCGGGTGGTCCTGATCACCGACGCCATGCGGGCCTGTCTCTTGCAGGACGGCCAATATGATCTGGGGGGCCAGGCAGTCCAGGTCCACGACGGGCAGGCCCGGCTCGGCGATGGCACCTTGGCCGGCAGCGTGCTCACCCTGGACCGCGCGGTCCGCAACTTCGCCCAAAATACCGGCCTCCCGCCGGAGAAAGCGTTGCGCCTGGCCACCGTCAATCCCGCCAATTGTCTGGGATTCGGCCAAAAGGGCCGGATCGCCGTTGGCAAGGACGCCGATTTTGTCCTGCTGGACGAGGAGTTGAACGTCATCCGGACCTATGTCGCCGGGCAACTTGTTTATCAAGCAATGTGA
- a CDS encoding PTS sugar transporter subunit IIA — protein MFSFFNKKKTIVLQAPVAGKAVDIATVPDEVFAGKIVGDGLAFDPAEGVLYSPVNGEIVQVFPTKHAIGLRTAEGLEILLHIGIDTVGMKGEGFESFVTAGQKVKAGDKLMTFDLALIGQKAKSTALPMIITNMDRVKSVSCRYGPVNPHSKVAEVILK, from the coding sequence ATGTTCAGTTTTTTCAACAAGAAGAAGACTATCGTATTGCAAGCTCCGGTCGCGGGAAAGGCTGTCGATATCGCGACGGTGCCCGATGAAGTGTTCGCCGGAAAGATCGTCGGGGACGGCCTGGCCTTTGACCCGGCGGAAGGAGTTCTTTATTCCCCGGTCAACGGCGAGATCGTGCAGGTCTTTCCGACTAAGCACGCCATTGGCCTCCGGACGGCGGAAGGCCTGGAGATCTTGCTGCATATCGGGATCGACACGGTGGGCATGAAAGGGGAGGGTTTCGAGAGCTTTGTGACAGCCGGTCAAAAAGTAAAGGCCGGCGATAAGCTCATGACCTTCGATCTGGCATTGATCGGCCAAAAAGCGAAGTCGACCGCGCTGCCGATGATCATTACCAACATGGACCGGGTGAAATCGGTATCCTGCCGCTATGGTCCGGTCAATCCCCATTCCAAAGTGGCCGAGGTTATCTTGAAATAG
- a CDS encoding GNAT family N-acetyltransferase — protein MNSLSDILPLLAQDPLRNCNLINFCRSYPVSSIRVEGSSVLIRGRSDQDWIYISSVAPAEFAALTRELEPSDQYFAILEDWMVAQLPGKEKVDWQLSCLKLYLPERTALPDGPFRGLRRLAPADAAYLYQHSHYQSFTSIAYIDERIRNGVGYGIPAGDGALAGWVLTQDDGAIGFLNVLQEYRCQGYGRQLLSAICQRLRQEGQLPFLHIEEDNLPSMKLALGMGFVPDRRIHWLKLKSS, from the coding sequence ATGAATTCCTTATCCGATATTCTGCCATTGCTCGCCCAGGACCCGCTGCGAAACTGCAACCTGATCAATTTTTGCCGTTCCTATCCGGTCAGTTCCATCCGGGTCGAAGGAAGCTCCGTACTCATCCGCGGCCGGAGCGACCAGGACTGGATATATATCAGCAGTGTAGCGCCGGCTGAATTTGCCGCGCTCACCCGCGAGCTCGAGCCGTCCGATCAATATTTTGCGATTTTGGAAGACTGGATGGTGGCGCAATTGCCCGGAAAAGAGAAGGTCGATTGGCAGCTCTCCTGTCTCAAGCTGTATCTGCCGGAGCGGACGGCTCTCCCGGACGGCCCGTTCCGGGGCCTGCGCCGGCTGGCGCCCGCGGATGCCGCCTATCTCTATCAGCACTCCCATTATCAGTCCTTTACTTCGATTGCCTACATCGACGAACGGATCCGCAACGGCGTCGGCTACGGAATCCCCGCCGGCGACGGGGCATTGGCCGGCTGGGTGTTGACGCAGGACGACGGGGCGATCGGCTTTCTGAACGTACTCCAGGAGTACCGCTGCCAAGGCTACGGACGCCAGCTGCTTTCCGCCATCTGTCAGCGTCTGCGGCAGGAGGGACAACTGCCCTTCTTGCACATTGAGGAGGACAATCTGCCTTCCATGAAGCTGGCGCTAGGAATGGGCTTCGTTCCCGACCGCCGCATCCATTGGTTAAAACTAAAATCAAGTTAA
- a CDS encoding haloacid dehalogenase-like hydrolase, protein MKRLLDCDRSDLEAMTKAELLTAIRASEGRVIVSEVIGAFQPLLHSVTNAEVACAFGADILLLNMFDVFEPVVNGLTAVAPEERIRELKRLTGRIVGVNLEPVADESSPVETVSLSRGRRANAETARRACELGADFVMLTGNPATAVSNRGILKAIAAIREAVGDRLIIGAGKMHAAGIMTELGEDIITQEELGQFRAAGADIILLPAPGTVPGITPEAVRELVRTVHRSGGLTMTAIGTSQEGADEQTIRQIALMCKMTGTDLHHLGDAGFPGMAVPENIMSYSIAIRGKRHTYARMARSVNR, encoded by the coding sequence ATGAAACGTTTACTGGACTGCGACCGCAGCGATCTGGAGGCCATGACCAAGGCCGAGCTGTTGACCGCCATCCGGGCCAGCGAGGGCCGGGTCATCGTCAGCGAGGTCATCGGCGCTTTTCAACCGCTCTTGCATAGCGTCACCAATGCCGAAGTGGCTTGCGCCTTCGGCGCCGATATCCTGTTGCTGAATATGTTCGACGTCTTTGAGCCGGTGGTGAACGGTCTGACCGCGGTCGCGCCGGAGGAACGGATTCGGGAGTTAAAACGGTTGACCGGCCGGATCGTGGGGGTCAATCTGGAACCGGTGGCGGACGAAAGCTCGCCCGTGGAAACCGTCTCCTTGAGCAGGGGCAGGCGCGCCAATGCCGAGACCGCCCGGCGCGCTTGCGAGCTGGGCGCCGATTTTGTGATGCTGACCGGCAATCCGGCCACCGCCGTCAGCAACCGGGGAATTTTAAAAGCCATCGCCGCCATCCGGGAAGCCGTGGGCGACCGGCTGATCATCGGCGCCGGAAAGATGCATGCGGCAGGAATTATGACGGAACTGGGCGAAGATATCATCACCCAGGAAGAGCTGGGGCAGTTTCGGGCGGCTGGCGCGGACATCATTTTATTGCCGGCTCCGGGGACCGTGCCCGGAATTACGCCGGAAGCGGTCCGGGAGCTGGTGCGGACGGTCCACCGTTCGGGCGGCCTGACCATGACCGCGATCGGAACTTCCCAGGAGGGCGCCGACGAGCAGACGATCCGCCAGATTGCCTTGATGTGCAAGATGACCGGGACCGACCTGCATCATTTGGGGGACGCCGGGTTTCCGGGTATGGCGGTTCCCGAGAATATCATGAGCTATAGCATTGCGATCCGGGGCAAACGGCACACCTATGCGCGCATGGCGCGGTCGGTAAACCGCTGA